The following are encoded in a window of Castanea sativa cultivar Marrone di Chiusa Pesio chromosome 5, ASM4071231v1 genomic DNA:
- the LOC142634651 gene encoding uncharacterized protein LOC142634651, translated as MAFLFNKFQEAVKTLAKSPTFARDPRQLQFEADINRLFLYTSYNRLGRDAEEIIEMASKASLADQQKLVQENIHAQIKSFSMSMDEILLPDSKRIGEAHELPPQPTAAPRRSGLGFAVGRHDQPTDHPGTSTNEIETDSLVHIGKRNLQLGSKVWEMGWSPSRVGEGRGGEDFSGILKLILWKDLEACFFRFADDIKDRMYVTIVVQMNWLSRKVDSGGEDGFRLRMDHHKEYHYYYATI; from the exons GCTGTGAAAACTCTTGCAAAAAGTCCCACTTTTGCTAGGGATCCAAGACAGTTACAATTTGAAGCAGACATAAATAGATTATTTCTATATACCAG CTACAACCGTTTGGGAAGGGATGCTGAGGAGATCATTGAAATGGCTAGTAAAGCCTCTCTTGCTGATCAACAGAAGCTAGTCCAAGAAAACATCCATGCTCAGATTAAAAGTTTCTCCATGTCAATGGATGAAATTCTTCTTCCTGATTCTAAAAGGATAGGTGAGGCACACGAATTGCCTCCACAACCAACAGCTGCTCCTCGTCGGAGTGGCCTTGGTTTTGCTGTTGGCAGGCATGACCAACCTACTGACCATCCTG GTACCTCAACAAATGAAATTGAAACAGATAGCTTGGTCCA TATTGGCAAAAGAAATCTACAATTGGGCAGCAAAGTGTGGGAAATGGGATGGTCGCCTTCAAGGGtgggggaggggaggggaggggaagATTTCTCAGGGATACTCAAGTTGATTTTATGGAAG GACTTGGAGGCATGCTTTTTCAGATTTGCTGATGACATTAAAGATCGGATGTATGTGACTATAGTGGTACAGATGAATTGGTTGTCTAGAAAG gtagataGTGGAGGGGAAGATGGGTTTCGACTACGGATGGATCACCATAAAGAATACCATTACTACTATGCTACTATTTGA